The Lutibacter sp. A64 genome segment TATCCTTTGAAATGATTAGATGGTCTAGTAAAGATAAATCTAGTGTCTTACAAGCTTCTTTTAGCTTACTTGTAATAGACATATCTGATGTACTAGCTGTTAAATTCCCACTAGGGTGATTATGTACTATTATAATGCTTGATGCATTACACTTTAAAGCAACACTTAGTACAATCTTAACATCTAAAATACTACCTGATACTCCACCTTTTGAAAGGTTATAAATACCTAGAACCATATTAGCTCTGTTCAACAAGAGTACTTTTATTTCCTCTTGAAATTCAATTATATCCTTATCCCAATGTTCAAGAACAACCTCATAAGCAGTTTCACTACTTACAATTTTAACTTGCTCTGAATTATTACTGGAATAGGAAACTTTAATTTCTGAAACTCTCATAATAAAAATAAATCCTTCCTGTTTTGTTCCACCACCTATACAGTGACTAAACAATTCTGGAAGGATTTTAAACTTTTAGATAGACATTTCATTTTCTAATACCCCATTTTCAAAAAACTTATGTTCTGAACCTAAAAGCTGTTGAATTGCTGATTCCTGTTTACTAGGAGTTGCAACTTCATTAGGATTGTAAGCATACCTATGTGACAGTATAATTACTTCTCCTGTTTCTTTTACAGTGTACTCATAAGGTTCACTTTCTACACGTGATATTCCTACAAAAAAGATTACATTTTTAAGCGGCTCGTTTAGTTTTGATATTTTTTAATATTATTTCCATTTCTAGAGGAGTTAAATAGTCTAAAGACTGATGTATTCTTTTAGTATTATACCAATGAATATAACTATCTATTTGACTATATGCCTGGATAAAGGTTTTGAATGATCTTCTGTAAATTAATTCGCATTTAATTGTTTTAAAAAATGATTCAGCTACTGCATTATCCCAACAATTACCTTTTCTACTCATACTTTGATTTATCTTTTTATTATGCCTAAAAATAGCA includes the following:
- a CDS encoding JAB domain-containing protein produces the protein MFSHCIGGGTKQEGFIFIMRVSEIKVSYSSNNSEQVKIVSSETAYEVVLEHWDKDIIEFQEEIKVLLLNRANMVLGIYNLSKGGVSGSILDVKIVLSVALKCNASSIIIVHNHPSGNLTASTSDMSITSKLKEACKTLDLSLLDHLIISKDSFYSMNDNGLI